A window of the Terriglobia bacterium genome harbors these coding sequences:
- a CDS encoding histidine kinase, which yields MRRRVEDILLVSSLYDSFILAEDGQLNELILHEFLELNLRHTPGLIRVSSGAEAVALARAEPRYNLIITSMHLGDMDALTLARKVREAGLDVPVILLAYDSRELGDFMKRNDVSDIDRVFLWQGDVRILLAIVKYVEDRTNVAHDSGVMGVQVVLLVEDNVRFYSSFLPVIYTEIMAHSHSLVPEGINLSHKLMRIQARPKILLCSTYEEAWACFEAYRENVLGIISDIEFPKGGKLDREAGADLARRVRAVQPDIPIMLQSSHRENAFLAREAGAGFLIKGSPTFLQQLRRFIVENFSFGDFVFRLPDGTEVDRAHDLKDLEEKLRTVPAESLGHHGERNHFSNWLKARTEFSLAHRLRPRKVSDFATLEDLRADLIRSIQEYRHDLKQGIVADFDRESFDPESGFSRIGGGSLGGKARGLAFVNLLLTEHGARDRFPGVRISVPPSVVLATDVFDRFLHANGLGDFALNAVDDGEVLRRFLEAEFPAAHLGDLEALVGRATYPLAVRSSSLLEDSQYQPFAGIYETYMLPNDHPDPAVRLAQLVDAIKRVYASTFSTRAKTYLSTTPYRLEEEKMAVILQKVVGAVHGDRFYPNFAGVARSYNFYPTSPMTTEDGIAAVALGLGETVVDGEACIRFCPRYPRHLVQFSSVRDVLQNSQREFCALTLLDAVQDAPRPAFELKRLGLEAAEEDGTLSLVGSTYSPENDAVYDGISRPGVRLVNFAPILKHNLFPLAEILDALLGIGKDGTSTPVEIEFAVRLAAEPREPHEFGFLQLRPLALSREMAELAIGGEDPRSVLCSSPAVLGHGRIEDLLDVVVVDYHRFDRGRSRDVAREVARLNASLASSGLPYLLIGVGRWGSADPFLGIPVSWDQIAAARVIVEAGFRDFKVTPSQGTHFFQNITSSRVGYFTVNPDASEGFVDWDWLAAQPAVEEMEFVRHLRFREPLVVKMNGKRNEGVILKPAGR from the coding sequence ATGCGGCGCCGGGTGGAGGACATCCTCCTCGTCTCGAGCCTCTACGACTCGTTCATCCTCGCGGAGGACGGCCAGCTCAACGAGCTGATCCTGCACGAGTTCCTCGAGCTGAACCTGCGGCACACCCCGGGGCTCATCCGAGTGTCGTCGGGGGCCGAGGCCGTCGCCCTGGCCCGCGCCGAGCCGCGCTACAACCTGATCATCACCTCGATGCACCTCGGCGACATGGACGCGCTGACCCTCGCCCGGAAGGTCCGGGAGGCCGGACTCGACGTCCCCGTGATCCTGCTGGCGTACGACAGCCGCGAGCTCGGCGACTTCATGAAGCGGAACGACGTGTCGGACATCGACCGCGTGTTCCTCTGGCAGGGGGACGTGAGGATCCTGCTGGCGATCGTCAAGTACGTCGAGGACCGGACGAACGTCGCGCACGACTCGGGGGTGATGGGAGTCCAGGTGGTCCTCCTGGTGGAGGACAACGTCCGCTTCTACTCGTCGTTCCTGCCGGTGATCTATACGGAGATCATGGCCCACTCCCACAGCCTCGTGCCGGAGGGGATCAACCTCTCTCACAAGCTGATGCGGATCCAGGCACGGCCGAAGATCCTCCTCTGCTCCACCTACGAGGAGGCCTGGGCGTGCTTCGAGGCGTACCGGGAGAACGTCCTCGGCATCATCTCGGACATCGAGTTCCCGAAAGGGGGCAAGCTCGACCGCGAGGCGGGTGCCGACCTGGCCCGCAGGGTACGGGCCGTCCAACCCGATATCCCGATCATGCTCCAATCGAGCCACCGCGAGAACGCGTTCCTGGCCCGCGAGGCGGGGGCCGGCTTCCTGATCAAGGGCTCCCCCACGTTTCTCCAGCAGCTCCGCCGGTTCATCGTCGAGAACTTCAGCTTCGGCGACTTCGTCTTCCGCCTTCCCGACGGGACCGAGGTGGACCGGGCCCACGACCTCAAGGATCTCGAGGAGAAGCTCCGCACCGTTCCGGCCGAGAGCCTCGGGCACCACGGCGAGCGCAACCACTTCTCGAACTGGCTCAAGGCCCGGACCGAGTTCTCCCTCGCCCACCGCCTCCGCCCCCGCAAGGTCTCGGACTTCGCGACCCTCGAGGACCTGAGGGCCGACCTGATCCGTTCCATCCAGGAGTACCGGCACGACCTGAAGCAGGGGATCGTCGCCGACTTCGACCGCGAGTCGTTCGATCCCGAGTCCGGCTTCTCGCGCATCGGCGGCGGTTCCCTGGGTGGGAAGGCGCGCGGCCTCGCGTTCGTGAACCTGCTCCTCACGGAGCACGGAGCGCGAGACCGGTTTCCCGGCGTTCGGATCTCGGTCCCGCCGTCCGTCGTGCTGGCCACCGACGTGTTCGACAGGTTCCTCCACGCGAACGGCCTCGGGGACTTCGCGCTCAACGCGGTGGACGACGGGGAGGTGCTCCGCCGCTTCCTCGAGGCCGAGTTCCCTGCGGCGCACCTCGGCGACCTCGAGGCGCTCGTGGGCCGCGCGACCTACCCGCTGGCGGTGAGGTCCTCGAGCCTCCTCGAGGACTCCCAGTACCAGCCGTTCGCGGGGATCTACGAGACGTACATGCTCCCGAACGACCACCCCGATCCGGCGGTGCGTCTCGCGCAGCTCGTCGACGCGATCAAGCGGGTCTACGCCTCGACCTTCTCCACCCGGGCGAAGACCTACCTCTCGACCACCCCGTACCGCCTCGAGGAGGAGAAGATGGCGGTGATCCTCCAGAAGGTGGTGGGCGCGGTGCACGGCGACCGGTTCTACCCGAACTTCGCGGGGGTGGCGCGCTCGTACAACTTCTACCCGACCTCCCCGATGACCACCGAGGACGGGATCGCCGCCGTCGCCCTCGGGCTGGGCGAGACGGTCGTGGACGGGGAGGCCTGCATCCGCTTCTGTCCCCGCTATCCCCGCCACCTCGTGCAGTTCTCGTCGGTCCGGGACGTGCTCCAGAACTCCCAGCGCGAGTTCTGCGCGCTGACCCTTCTCGACGCCGTCCAGGACGCCCCGCGCCCCGCGTTCGAGCTCAAGCGGCTCGGGCTCGAGGCGGCGGAGGAGGACGGGACGCTCTCGCTGGTCGGCTCCACGTACTCTCCCGAGAACGACGCGGTCTACGACGGGATCTCGCGACCCGGGGTGCGTCTCGTGAACTTCGCCCCGATCCTGAAGCACAACCTGTTCCCGCTGGCCGAGATCCTGGATGCCCTGCTCGGGATCGGGAAGGACGGAACCAGCACCCCGGTGGAGATCGAGTTCGCGGTCCGGCTCGCCGCCGAGCCCCGTGAGCCACACGAGTTCGGCTTCCTGCAGCTGCGTCCGCTCGCGCTCTCCCGCGAGATGGCGGAGCTCGCGATCGGAGGCGAGGATCCCCGGAGCGTGCTCTGCTCGAGCCCCGCGGTCCTCGGCCACGGAAGGATCGAGGACCTCCTGGACGTGGTGGTGGTGGACTACCACCGGTTCGACCGCGGCCGGTCCCGCGACGTGGCCCGCGAGGTCGCGCGCCTGAACGCGTCGCTGGCGTCCTCAGGGCTCCCCTACCTGCTGATCGGCGTCGGGCGCTGGGGCTCCGCCGACCCGTTCCTCGGGATCCCGGTCAGCTGGGACCAGATCGCCGCCGCGCGGGTGATCGTCGAGGCCGGCTTCAGGGACTTCAAGGTGACGCCCTCTCAGGGGACCCACTTCTTCCAGAACATCACGTCGAGCCGCGTCGGGTACTTCACCGTGAATCCCGACGCCAGCGAGGGGTTCGTGGACTGGGACTGGCTCGCCGCGCAGCCGGCGGTCGAGGAGATGGAGTTCGTCCGGCACCTCCGCTTCCGCGAGCCTCTGGTGGTGAAGATGAACGGCAAGAGGAACGAGGGGGTGATCCTCAAGCCCGCCGGCCGCTGA
- a CDS encoding metallophosphoesterase, protein MSECFFVSDLHGRRERFGKLFEAIESRRPAAVFLGGDLLPHPMAAPMPGDPAGHDFVRDELAAGFERLRERLHGSYPRVFLILGNDDPRAEEPAVLEAAGRGVFEYAQLRRIRWGDFEVYGYAFVPPTPFQLKDWERYDVSRYVDPGCISPEEGWRTVDVGEREPRVATIREDLDLLAGDADLSRAVFLVHAPPYRTLLDRAALDGRMVDHAPLDVHVGSIALRRFIESRQPLLTLHGHVHESARLTGAWRDRIGRTHAFSAAHDGPELALVRFDPGDLDSASRELL, encoded by the coding sequence GTGAGCGAGTGCTTCTTCGTCTCCGACTTGCACGGCCGCCGCGAGCGGTTCGGAAAGCTGTTCGAGGCCATCGAGTCGCGGCGCCCCGCGGCGGTCTTCCTCGGCGGCGACCTGCTCCCGCACCCGATGGCGGCGCCCATGCCCGGCGACCCCGCCGGCCACGACTTCGTGAGGGACGAGCTTGCCGCCGGCTTCGAGAGGCTCCGGGAACGGCTGCACGGCAGCTACCCGAGGGTCTTCCTCATCCTCGGCAACGACGATCCGCGCGCCGAGGAGCCGGCGGTGCTCGAGGCTGCCGGGCGCGGCGTCTTCGAGTACGCCCAGCTCCGCCGGATTCGGTGGGGGGACTTCGAGGTGTACGGATACGCATTCGTGCCGCCCACGCCTTTCCAACTCAAGGATTGGGAGCGGTACGACGTGTCCCGCTACGTGGACCCGGGCTGCATCAGCCCCGAGGAGGGGTGGCGCACGGTCGACGTGGGCGAGAGGGAGCCCCGTGTGGCCACGATTCGGGAAGACCTGGATCTGCTCGCGGGAGACGCCGACTTGTCGCGGGCGGTCTTCCTCGTGCACGCGCCCCCCTATCGCACCCTTCTCGACCGCGCGGCGCTGGACGGGAGGATGGTGGACCACGCGCCCCTCGACGTCCACGTCGGTAGCATCGCGCTCCGCCGGTTCATCGAGTCACGCCAGCCGCTCTTGACCCTCCACGGCCACGTGCACGAGTCGGCGCGGCTCACCGGGGCGTGGCGCGATCGTATCGGCCGCACCCACGCGTTCTCCGCCGCGCACGACGGGCCGGAGCTGGCGCTGGTCCGCTTCGATCCCGGCGACCTCGACTCGGCGTCCCGAGAGCTGCTCTGA